One genomic segment of Suncus etruscus isolate mSunEtr1 chromosome 15, mSunEtr1.pri.cur, whole genome shotgun sequence includes these proteins:
- the LOC126030624 gene encoding LOW QUALITY PROTEIN: pre-mRNA-splicing factor 38A-like (The sequence of the model RefSeq protein was modified relative to this genomic sequence to represent the inferred CDS: inserted 1 base in 1 codon) yields the protein MANHTMKDARSIHGTNPQYLVEKIIRMRIYESRYWKEECFGLTAEQVVEKATELRFVGGMSGGHIKPAPFLCLTLKMLQLQPEKEIIVELIQNEDFKYVRLLGALYLRLTGTALDCYKYLEPLYNDYRKIKRQNRNGELELMHVDEFIDELLHSERVCDVLLPHLQKRSLLEEAEQLEPRVSALEDMDDXESSEEEEHEKLERARSPDHCQRSSQDLGQPRHSPTLCYKSRSRSPPRWSLSPKRSPSPQQTRRGSQNPRHHPSRSRQRCLRPLSMSPGHHCIHRHRNHSKAPERSKKSHKKSGRWNE from the exons ATGGCAAACCACACCATGAAGGATGCTCGCAGCATTCATGGCACCAACCCTCAGTACCTGGTGGAGAAGATCATTCGAATGCGAATCTATGAGTCCAGGTACTGGAAAGAAGAGTGCTTTGGGCTGACAGCTGAACAGGTAGTTGAGAAAGCCACGGAGTTAAGGTTTGTGGGTGGCATGTCTGGTGGCCACATCAAACCAGCTCCTTTCCTTTGCTTGACTCTGAAGATGCTACAACTCCAACCTGAGAAGGAAATCATTGTGGAGTTGATCCAAAATGAAGACTTCAAGTATGTCCGCCTGTTGGGTGCACTTTACCTCAGGCTGACAGGCACTGCCCTGGATTGTTACAAGTACTTGGAGCCTCTGTACAATGACTACAGAAAAATCAAGAGGCAGAACCGTAATGGGGAGTTGGAACTGATGCATGTGGACGAGTTTATTGACGAGTTGCTCCACAGTGAGAGGGTTTGTGATGTCCTTCTGCCACATCTCCAGAAACGTTCTTTACTAGAAGAAGCTGAGCAGTTGGAGCCTCGGGTTAGTGCTCTTGAAGACATGGATG TAGAGTCCAGTGAAGAGGAAGAACATGAGAAGTTGGAAAGAGCTCGAtcacctgatcactgccagagaAGCTCCCAAGACTTAGGCCAGCCCAGGCATTCTCCCACACTGTGCTATAAAAGTCGGAGCAGATCACCTCCTAGATGGAGTCTCTCTCCCAAGAGGAGTCCCTCCCCTCAACAAACAAGACGTGGCAGCCAGAATCCAAGGCATCACCCTAGCAGATCCCGACAGAGATGTCTTAGACCTCTCTCCATGTCCCCAGGTCATCATTGTATCCACAGACATCGAAACCACTCAAAGGCTCCTGAAAGATCCAAGAAAAGCCACAAGAAGAGTGGAAGATGGAATGAATAA